Proteins from a genomic interval of Flammeovirgaceae bacterium SG7u.111:
- a CDS encoding PadR family transcriptional regulator, with protein MNLENTQIQMRKGILEFCVLSIISRGEIYASDMLDELTSAKIMVVEGTLYPLLTRLRKAELVDYKWVESTTGPPRKYYTLTDKGKAFLLNLTDTWKGLISSTNQIINH; from the coding sequence ATGAACCTGGAAAATACCCAGATACAGATGAGAAAAGGTATTCTTGAATTTTGTGTGCTGAGCATAATTTCCAGGGGAGAGATATACGCATCCGACATGCTGGACGAGCTTACTAGCGCAAAGATCATGGTGGTGGAAGGAACGCTCTATCCGCTCCTCACCCGACTACGAAAAGCTGAACTAGTTGACTACAAATGGGTAGAGTCGACCACGGGACCGCCTAGAAAATATTATACACTGACCGACAAAGGAAAGGCTTTTTTACTCAACCTTACCGATACTTGGAAAGGACTTATTTCTTCTACCAATCAAATTATCAACCATTAA
- the tnpA gene encoding IS200/IS605 family transposase, giving the protein MSRFHKLSHSIWYCKYHIVWTPKYRYRILEGAIKRAAIEHIMQYASQKKCIIDTLNVQKGHVHLIIDIPPKYSVSDVVGILKGRTAIRLFSKFKKLKQRPYWGNRFWATGYCVDTVGLDPEKIRLYVEYQEEQEKKNES; this is encoded by the coding sequence ATGAGCCGTTTTCACAAATTGTCACATTCGATCTGGTATTGCAAGTACCATATAGTTTGGACACCTAAATATAGGTATAGAATCCTCGAAGGAGCAATAAAAAGGGCAGCAATAGAGCATATAATGCAGTACGCCTCCCAAAAGAAATGTATTATCGATACGCTGAACGTCCAAAAGGGCCATGTTCACTTGATTATCGATATCCCTCCCAAATATTCGGTTTCCGATGTGGTGGGGATCTTGAAGGGCCGGACAGCCATACGGTTGTTTTCAAAGTTCAAGAAGCTGAAGCAACGCCCCTATTGGGGCAACCGTTTTTGGGCAACAGGCTATTGTGTTGATACGGTAGGGCTTGACCCAGAAAAGATAAGGCTTTACGTGGAGTATCAAGAAGAACAGGAAAAAAAGAACGAGAGCTAA
- the yihA gene encoding ribosome biogenesis GTP-binding protein YihA/YsxC → MKINSATFIGSYPKMEACPKSGLPEYAFIGRSNVGKSSLINALTDRKKLAKISGTPGKTQLINYFTINDSWYLVDLPGYGWAKVSKKMRDSFDEMIRTYISKREGLICTFVLVDIRHSPQKVDMEFMEWMGENQLPFYIVFTKADKLSAKGAENAVEKYKKEFLETWEEMPRHFITSAEKKIGVNEVLDAVEEINKSLK, encoded by the coding sequence ATGAAAATTAACTCGGCAACATTTATAGGTAGTTACCCAAAAATGGAGGCTTGCCCCAAAAGCGGTTTGCCAGAGTATGCGTTCATTGGCAGGTCAAATGTGGGAAAGTCCTCTTTGATCAATGCGCTTACCGACCGAAAAAAACTAGCCAAGATTTCTGGTACTCCAGGAAAAACACAACTTATTAATTATTTCACTATCAACGATAGTTGGTATTTGGTCGATTTGCCAGGCTATGGCTGGGCGAAGGTGAGCAAAAAAATGAGGGATAGTTTCGACGAGATGATTCGTACCTACATCTCCAAAAGAGAAGGGTTGATCTGCACGTTTGTGTTGGTAGATATCAGGCACTCCCCCCAAAAAGTAGATATGGAATTTATGGAATGGATGGGTGAAAATCAGTTGCCTTTCTACATCGTATTTACCAAAGCTGACAAGCTTTCGGCAAAAGGGGCTGAAAATGCCGTGGAAAAATACAAAAAGGAGTTTTTAGAAACTTGGGAAGAGATGCCAAGGCATTTTATAACCTCAGCAGAGAAAAAAATAGGGGTAAATGAGGTTTTAGATGCAGTTGAAGAAATTAATAAAAGCTTAAAATAG
- a CDS encoding DUF5686 family protein, translating into MKNVLLLLLWSFINLTTFAQEVKLEGRVYDKDNNTPIPFAAINISTDSSNTFFCNADGRFRFSSNQSPKWLKASHPDYKDAKFQYISNFSYKMFLDKKSQTPHPFSQTARHDAELIIQQVLANADSNNFLRQGAYKYDFYEKTKVDLTFTPNMIEHDPDSLFLSMIKSKNRHHLYLLETYGSNTHSKVGKSQTTIKAAKESGLKMDELKNTEIGLNNISLYENNIVMYGERFISPLGKSYKQYFFTLENSYKRQEGDSIYQIAFSGKPNSFNRTLKGRLYISSKNYSIAMITFSYNGVLRKITYYQQLLYFGKKKKWYPIQESSIISLKEYPKKYLGSTITKQSYYSNLDFSTKRDLQFGIILFDNFNEENEEFWELKREENLTETERLSYLTDYQNYDGSKLKKWYKISKAFYKNELAFNWIGIDLNNLFKINSYEFLRLGIGARTSEKLFSRFSVGAYTAYGFEDQAWKYGGDFDFYLTKNKNFSLGGSYVKDLEEPGRNDYLNTTQSFFRRLFTSRMDILRKTSVDFSGRLNQNIEIKLEGAKYSKENTYDYIYRPEASLIQDNPYKLHFTELNFMGKYEIAGGDQLFGNFSYPAFFINYSKGINTLLDGEFSYSRLSGKVDFTIYYPKYGESSITIEAGVVEPNNPYPVLFNGRGGKNSIGYSSGIFIKDAFQTMDLYGFVTNKFTNIFVTHNFKKLIPKEGKFKPELGIAFNAGWGVFDGNKEDHVGITFEDYSKGFYETGLLFNNLLKSKILGLVKGGLGVAFYYTVGPYAEKHVFRNTSVRFTYVVKSI; encoded by the coding sequence ATGAAGAATGTATTATTACTCTTATTATGGTCTTTTATAAACCTTACTACTTTCGCCCAAGAGGTGAAACTTGAGGGGCGGGTCTACGACAAAGATAATAATACCCCAATTCCATTTGCAGCAATTAATATTTCCACAGATAGCAGCAATACTTTTTTTTGTAATGCAGATGGGCGCTTTCGGTTTTCCAGCAACCAGTCTCCCAAATGGCTCAAAGCATCACACCCCGACTATAAAGACGCTAAGTTCCAATACATCTCAAACTTTAGCTATAAGATGTTTCTTGATAAAAAGAGCCAAACACCCCATCCTTTTTCCCAAACCGCAAGACATGATGCTGAATTGATCATTCAACAAGTGTTGGCAAATGCCGATTCCAACAATTTCTTGAGACAAGGAGCTTATAAATATGATTTTTATGAGAAGACCAAAGTTGACCTAACTTTCACTCCCAATATGATCGAGCATGACCCAGACTCTCTTTTCCTATCTATGATCAAGTCTAAAAACAGACATCACCTGTACCTACTGGAAACCTATGGAAGCAATACGCACTCCAAGGTAGGAAAAAGCCAAACTACGATAAAGGCAGCCAAAGAAAGCGGTCTAAAAATGGATGAGTTAAAAAACACTGAAATTGGCTTAAATAATATTTCTCTTTATGAAAATAACATTGTTATGTATGGGGAACGGTTTATTTCTCCGTTGGGAAAAAGCTATAAGCAATACTTTTTTACCCTAGAAAACTCCTACAAAAGGCAGGAAGGTGACAGTATTTATCAAATTGCTTTTTCGGGAAAGCCTAACTCATTCAACAGAACTTTAAAGGGGCGGTTATACATCAGCAGTAAGAACTATTCCATTGCTATGATAACGTTTTCGTACAATGGTGTACTGAGGAAAATCACCTATTATCAGCAACTATTGTATTTTGGAAAAAAGAAAAAGTGGTACCCGATACAAGAAAGCTCAATAATAAGCCTCAAGGAATATCCTAAAAAATACCTTGGAAGTACTATCACCAAACAATCTTATTATTCGAACCTTGACTTTAGCACCAAAAGAGACCTACAATTTGGAATAATACTATTCGATAATTTCAACGAAGAAAACGAAGAGTTTTGGGAGCTCAAAAGAGAAGAAAACCTCACTGAAACAGAAAGGCTAAGCTACCTTACCGATTACCAAAACTATGATGGTAGCAAACTAAAAAAATGGTACAAGATAAGTAAGGCTTTTTACAAAAATGAACTAGCCTTCAATTGGATTGGCATTGACCTAAATAACCTATTTAAAATAAACAGCTACGAATTTTTGAGATTGGGAATAGGAGCCAGAACATCAGAAAAGCTCTTCTCTAGGTTTTCCGTTGGTGCTTATACTGCTTATGGCTTTGAAGACCAAGCTTGGAAATATGGTGGAGATTTTGATTTTTATCTCACCAAAAACAAAAACTTTAGCCTTGGGGGAAGTTACGTAAAAGACCTAGAAGAACCAGGGAGGAATGATTACCTAAACACAACCCAAAGTTTTTTCAGAAGGTTATTCACCTCTCGGATGGATATATTACGAAAGACTTCAGTTGATTTTTCAGGTAGGTTAAACCAAAATATTGAAATCAAACTGGAAGGGGCTAAATACAGCAAAGAAAATACATACGATTATATATACAGACCTGAAGCATCCTTAATTCAAGACAATCCTTACAAGTTACACTTTACAGAGCTAAACTTTATGGGGAAGTATGAAATAGCTGGAGGAGACCAGCTTTTTGGAAACTTTAGTTATCCCGCTTTTTTTATAAATTATAGCAAAGGGATAAACACCTTATTAGATGGGGAATTTAGTTACAGCAGGCTTTCAGGGAAAGTCGATTTTACTATTTATTACCCAAAATATGGCGAATCAAGTATTACTATAGAAGCTGGGGTTGTAGAACCAAACAACCCTTATCCAGTACTTTTTAATGGTAGGGGCGGTAAAAATAGCATTGGGTACAGTAGTGGTATTTTTATTAAAGACGCTTTCCAAACAATGGATTTGTATGGGTTTGTAACCAATAAGTTCACCAACATTTTTGTTACTCATAATTTCAAAAAACTAATCCCAAAAGAGGGAAAGTTTAAGCCTGAGCTTGGTATTGCCTTTAATGCAGGATGGGGAGTATTTGATGGCAACAAAGAAGACCATGTAGGGATTACATTCGAAGATTATTCAAAAGGGTTTTATGAAACAGGGCTATTGTTCAATAACTTATTAAAATCTAAAATACTAGGGCTTGTGAAAGGAGGATTGGGGGTTGCCTTTTATTATACGGTAGGTCCTTATGCCGAAAAACATGTCTTTCGCAATACCAGTGTTCGGTTTACTTATGTGGTTAAATCTATTTAA
- a CDS encoding DUF5606 domain-containing protein, protein MSGFTLKEITTIAGKSGLFKVIKTTRTGMIVESLDDKKTKVVVTPSHRVSVLKEISVYTTGAEESVELEDVFKKITALRGESVEIDLKDNAALMSFIEEILPDYDRSKVYPSDIKKIVSWYNLLKKELPEVFAVEEAEAPKEETPKAEAKPKKKKAEEKPAEDKEESKS, encoded by the coding sequence ATGAGTGGATTTACATTAAAAGAAATAACTACGATAGCTGGCAAGTCTGGCTTGTTCAAAGTAATTAAAACCACCCGTACAGGGATGATTGTAGAGTCCTTGGACGATAAGAAGACAAAAGTAGTTGTTACACCAAGTCACAGGGTTTCTGTGCTAAAAGAAATATCTGTTTATACTACAGGTGCCGAAGAGTCGGTAGAATTAGAAGATGTTTTCAAAAAAATAACTGCACTACGAGGCGAAAGCGTTGAAATCGACTTGAAAGATAACGCTGCCTTGATGTCATTTATAGAAGAAATCCTTCCCGATTACGATAGGTCAAAGGTGTATCCTTCTGATATTAAGAAAATTGTAAGTTGGTACAACTTATTGAAAAAAGAGCTCCCTGAGGTTTTTGCAGTAGAAGAAGCTGAAGCTCCAAAAGAAGAAACTCCAAAAGCTGAAGCTAAGCCGAAAAAGAAGAAAGCAGAAGAAAAGCCTGCCGAAGATAAAGAAGAAAGCAAAAGCTAG
- a CDS encoding SPFH domain-containing protein yields the protein MQTEKKLKPASGFTFIIIHLLIFASALACFYTEQLGQTGIVILLVSLVLFRGYFTVQLNEASVLTFFGEYKGSVKKAGFYWGNPFMSRTKLSLKLHSCETEKLTLPDQNAELVEIGASIVWKIQDSYLSLFASDSPEAFIKNQAKICLGELVGQYPYQHFDNATTTTLKDLPTLNSKLDVELSEACKKAGIEISNVKITHLKFMGEPLPSKQQIRYNLLLKKKSAELSIDILESMLHKLAGKKLDLFSQDQRAEFITSTISALCQDDLSYLTKNNKNSE from the coding sequence ATGCAAACCGAAAAAAAGCTCAAACCTGCTTCAGGGTTTACATTTATCATTATTCATTTGCTGATTTTTGCCAGTGCACTTGCCTGTTTTTATACTGAGCAGCTAGGGCAAACTGGCATTGTCATTCTCCTAGTTTCGCTTGTGCTTTTTAGAGGGTATTTCACCGTTCAGCTAAACGAAGCAAGCGTACTAACTTTTTTTGGAGAGTACAAAGGTAGTGTAAAAAAAGCGGGCTTTTATTGGGGAAACCCCTTTATGAGCAGAACTAAGCTTTCTCTCAAACTACACTCTTGCGAAACTGAAAAACTTACCCTCCCCGACCAAAATGCCGAATTGGTGGAAATTGGAGCTTCTATAGTGTGGAAGATCCAAGATTCATATCTCAGCTTATTTGCCTCTGATTCTCCCGAAGCTTTCATAAAAAACCAAGCAAAAATCTGCCTTGGTGAGCTAGTTGGGCAATATCCTTATCAGCATTTTGACAATGCAACCACCACTACGCTCAAAGACCTCCCTACCCTCAATAGCAAGCTAGATGTAGAACTAAGCGAGGCTTGTAAAAAAGCTGGAATTGAGATTTCCAATGTTAAAATAACCCATCTGAAATTTATGGGAGAACCCCTTCCCAGCAAACAGCAAATAAGGTATAATCTTTTGCTGAAGAAGAAAAGCGCCGAGCTTTCGATAGATATTCTCGAATCCATGTTGCACAAACTTGCCGGCAAAAAACTGGACCTTTTTAGCCAAGACCAACGAGCCGAGTTCATCACCTCAACTATTTCCGCACTTTGCCAAGATGATCTTTCTTACCTTACCAAAAACAATAAAAATAGCGAATAA
- the porQ gene encoding type IX secretion system protein PorQ has translation MQHIRAILDFSNKNRFLSFFLFSCFFSYSTFAQIGGVGSFQFVDLPINARQVGLGGVNITSSHQDPTMFTSNPALLSDSTDRFISFNHHSYHAGIQNNQLLFTADFNKIGTWGIAIQQLNYGEIDGYDENGEATGSFKSNDFMMILSHSQQLGIFKLGSNAKIIQSNIAGYQASGLLFDLGGVFSHPTKDLTIGLTFRNIGFAFQNYLPNQSFSMPFDALIGITFKPERMPFRLSFTARELHRFLQIAYDDPNDSDSDDGFGQPTTNDISFADKLSRHFVLGGEVVFSKNFNLRVGYNFLQRKELILEQRRGLAGFSFGAMLRVKKIEIAYSRSSQFVSEGTNSITITANTKSLIKKKKQIIN, from the coding sequence ATGCAGCATATTCGGGCTATTCTAGACTTTTCAAACAAAAATAGATTTCTTTCATTCTTTTTATTTAGCTGTTTTTTCAGCTATTCTACATTTGCTCAAATTGGAGGGGTAGGGTCTTTCCAGTTTGTGGACTTGCCTATAAATGCCAGGCAAGTTGGGTTGGGCGGGGTAAACATCACCTCGTCTCATCAGGATCCAACCATGTTTACCTCCAACCCGGCACTCCTTTCCGACTCTACCGACCGATTTATTTCATTTAACCACCACTCTTACCACGCAGGCATTCAAAACAACCAATTGCTTTTTACCGCTGACTTCAATAAAATAGGCACTTGGGGAATAGCCATTCAACAACTAAACTATGGTGAGATAGACGGGTATGACGAAAATGGGGAGGCTACTGGAAGCTTTAAGTCCAATGACTTTATGATGATCCTCTCCCATTCGCAGCAACTCGGTATTTTTAAGTTAGGGTCAAATGCAAAAATCATCCAATCTAATATAGCTGGATACCAAGCTAGTGGATTGCTATTTGACTTGGGGGGAGTTTTCTCCCACCCCACCAAAGATCTTACTATTGGGCTTACCTTCAGGAATATTGGCTTTGCTTTTCAGAATTACCTCCCCAATCAATCCTTTTCCATGCCTTTCGATGCATTAATCGGTATCACTTTCAAACCAGAAAGAATGCCTTTTAGGCTCTCTTTTACCGCTCGGGAACTACACCGATTTCTGCAAATTGCTTACGATGATCCTAACGATTCGGACTCCGACGATGGATTTGGCCAACCGACTACTAACGATATTTCATTTGCAGATAAACTATCAAGGCATTTTGTATTAGGAGGCGAAGTTGTGTTCAGTAAAAACTTCAACTTAAGAGTTGGGTACAACTTTTTACAAAGAAAAGAGTTGATACTTGAGCAAAGGCGGGGATTAGCAGGGTTTTCTTTTGGAGCAATGCTGCGAGTCAAAAAAATTGAAATTGCTTATTCCCGTTCGTCGCAATTTGTATCTGAAGGAACAAATTCCATCACAATCACAGCCAATACAAAGTCATTGATCAAAAAGAAGAAGCAAATAATTAACTGA
- a CDS encoding PspC domain-containing protein yields the protein MKKNISINIGGIIFHIEEDGYENLSEYLSEINSYFANYEDSSEIIADIENRIAEIFLSKLNENKQIITVEDVDLLIETMGRVTDFEAAEATSDQSYSTGYSSAESGYYSAASEPKSGKKLFRDEKRRLIGGVCSGMAHYLKIDPLWIRLVFMLSVFDFLFDFTITGFFVLAYILLWIVIPGSWSLEEDENMRRLFRDEDRKVIGGVASGVAAYFGIDKTIVRVIFVASTFTGGIGLVTYLIIWFITPEARSITEKMQMKGEPITLSNIESKIKDSLHFGDDEEDENILVKILLFPFRLISKLLDGAGPNLKPFGRFLFRFLSVLAGIFLFIVSLAVTVALLGVLGVFFGVINNFDQIAQNAEIPISIIQNSLPPLGLVFGFMAAWVPFIFVGILGLSLIASRIITAPLVNWGLLGLWIIGLIGAGVTLPIFFTEFQASGTEKQVKVFDVPEERLELSINENAKDEFSNVKLTIRGHERNEIELVQWHESRGKTRQQAIQNAKKAVYDFEPSNQNLVFNTHFTLKEDAPYRMQEVKLRLFLPYKKEFTMDYQLKDILLNTLHPNNFSVSDLRENHVWFFDENGLNCVDCASAKVEQQQENFGSVSSTNEYDDFDNIRISGAFEVQLTQGNTRTVSIMTNKSQYDDLEIINENRELWIKKSEQSSSEKPEAIVIAITTPRFENLKLEGAIKANLKGFETKETRINLLGAVELYAEIDAKMLELEATGASKATLKGVGESLSLKILGASVVEAYDFKAKRVKVDALGVSNAQVFASQKLNINTSFGSSVDYKGNPDQILEGEIKEEE from the coding sequence ATGAAGAAAAATATAAGTATCAATATTGGGGGGATAATTTTCCATATAGAAGAAGATGGATACGAAAACCTTTCTGAGTACCTCAGCGAGATCAACTCCTACTTTGCCAACTACGAAGATAGCTCAGAAATTATTGCTGATATTGAAAATAGGATCGCTGAAATATTTCTTTCAAAACTCAATGAGAACAAGCAGATAATTACAGTTGAAGATGTAGACCTGCTTATTGAAACTATGGGGCGTGTCACTGACTTTGAAGCTGCGGAAGCTACGAGTGACCAGAGTTATAGCACTGGTTACTCAAGTGCCGAGTCGGGTTATTATTCTGCTGCTAGCGAACCAAAAAGTGGCAAAAAATTATTTAGGGATGAAAAAAGGAGGCTGATTGGGGGAGTTTGCTCTGGAATGGCACATTACCTCAAAATAGATCCGCTCTGGATCAGGTTGGTATTCATGCTTTCTGTGTTTGACTTTTTGTTTGACTTTACCATCACTGGCTTTTTTGTACTTGCGTACATTCTTTTATGGATAGTGATCCCTGGCTCTTGGTCGCTCGAAGAAGATGAAAATATGAGAAGGCTTTTCCGCGACGAGGACCGGAAGGTAATTGGAGGGGTTGCCAGCGGAGTTGCGGCATATTTTGGAATAGACAAAACAATTGTCCGAGTAATATTTGTGGCAAGTACTTTTACTGGTGGTATAGGGCTTGTCACCTATCTTATTATTTGGTTTATAACGCCCGAAGCCCGATCCATTACCGAAAAGATGCAAATGAAGGGAGAACCGATTACCCTTTCCAATATAGAAAGCAAAATAAAGGACAGTCTGCATTTTGGAGACGATGAGGAAGATGAAAACATTTTAGTAAAAATTCTTCTTTTCCCATTTAGGCTAATTTCTAAACTTCTAGATGGGGCAGGTCCAAACTTAAAACCATTTGGAAGGTTTTTATTTCGATTTTTATCTGTACTTGCAGGCATCTTTTTATTTATCGTTTCCTTGGCAGTTACAGTAGCCCTTTTGGGAGTGCTTGGCGTGTTTTTCGGAGTTATCAACAACTTTGACCAAATCGCACAAAATGCTGAAATCCCAATTTCAATTATCCAAAACAGCTTACCTCCGCTAGGTCTTGTATTTGGATTTATGGCGGCTTGGGTCCCTTTTATATTTGTAGGAATTCTCGGGCTTTCACTTATAGCCAGCCGCATAATCACTGCTCCTTTGGTCAACTGGGGGCTATTAGGCCTTTGGATCATTGGGCTGATAGGAGCGGGAGTTACCCTACCCATTTTCTTTACAGAATTTCAAGCCAGCGGTACCGAAAAGCAGGTGAAAGTTTTTGATGTGCCCGAAGAAAGACTTGAGCTTTCTATCAATGAAAATGCAAAAGACGAATTTTCTAATGTAAAGCTGACCATTAGGGGTCACGAACGAAATGAGATAGAATTGGTGCAGTGGCACGAGTCAAGGGGAAAAACTAGGCAACAAGCTATTCAAAATGCCAAAAAGGCTGTTTATGACTTTGAGCCTTCTAATCAAAACCTTGTTTTCAACACGCATTTTACCCTCAAAGAAGATGCTCCATATCGCATGCAGGAAGTCAAACTCCGCTTGTTTCTTCCTTACAAAAAAGAATTTACCATGGATTACCAGCTCAAGGATATTTTACTGAATACGCTACACCCTAATAACTTTTCGGTGAGCGACCTGAGAGAAAACCATGTTTGGTTCTTTGACGAAAACGGGCTGAACTGTGTGGACTGCGCCAGTGCTAAAGTTGAGCAACAACAGGAAAATTTTGGCTCAGTTTCTAGTACGAATGAGTACGATGATTTTGACAACATAAGAATTAGCGGAGCATTTGAAGTTCAACTTACCCAGGGAAATACCCGTACAGTATCGATCATGACGAACAAAAGTCAGTACGACGATTTGGAGATCATAAATGAAAATAGGGAATTATGGATAAAAAAATCTGAGCAATCATCTTCAGAAAAACCCGAAGCAATTGTCATTGCCATCACTACTCCACGTTTTGAGAATTTAAAACTAGAAGGGGCTATTAAAGCCAATTTAAAAGGCTTTGAAACAAAAGAAACAAGAATCAACCTCTTGGGAGCAGTAGAGCTTTATGCGGAAATAGATGCTAAAATGCTTGAATTGGAAGCTACCGGTGCTTCAAAAGCAACCTTAAAAGGTGTTGGGGAATCCCTTAGCCTCAAAATACTCGGTGCTTCAGTTGTAGAAGCTTATGATTTCAAAGCCAAAAGAGTCAAAGTAGATGCTCTTGGCGTGAGCAACGCCCAAGTTTTTGCCTCTCAAAAGCTAAATATCAATACATCTTTTGGTAGCTCGGTAGACTATAAAGGTAACCCAGACCAAATCTTGGAAGGAGAAATTAAAGAGGAAGAATAA